Proteins encoded within one genomic window of Pristis pectinata isolate sPriPec2 chromosome 5, sPriPec2.1.pri, whole genome shotgun sequence:
- the LOC127570697 gene encoding repressor of RNA polymerase III transcription MAF1 homolog isoform X2: MAGDDKQMFKQFCQEGQPHVLEALSPPQTTGISPNRLSKSQSGDEGEGPLCDKCSRKTLFYLIATLNASFRPDYDFSAAKSHEFSKEPSLNWVVNAVNTSLFSAVGEEFNTLKPQLWDAVDEEICLSECDIYSYNPDLDCDPYGEEGSLWSFNYFFYNKRLKRIVFFTCRSVSGYLYSQCTEISNNFDMDLDDEEALDQDEEDEDEAEAIEETRYQTVCV, from the exons ATGGCAGGGGATGACAAACAGATGTTTAAACAATTCTGTCAGGAAGGACAACCTCATGTCCTGGAAGCTCTTTCCCCACCTCAGACCACTGGAATCAGCCCGAACAG GTTGAGTAAGAGCCAAAGTGGGGATGAAGGAGAGGGACCACTCTGTGACAAGTGTAGCCGCAAGACACTGTTCTACCTGATTGCTACACTCAATGCATCGTTCCGCCCAGATTATGACTTCAGCGCTGCAAAAAGTCACGAATTTAGCAAAGAGCCCAGTCTGAACTGG GTGGTGAATGCTGTGAACACCAGCCTGTTTTCTGCTGTTGGGGAAGAGTTTAACACTTTGAAGCCCCAACTTTGGGATGCTGTTGATGAAGAGATCTGTCTCTCAGAGTGTGACATCTACAG CTACAATCCTGATCTGGACTGTGACCCATATGGTGAGGAGGGCAGTCTCTGGTCCTTCAACTATTTCTTCTATAACAAGAGACTGAAGAGGATCGTATTTTTCACGTGTCGCTCTGTCAG TGGGTATTTGTACAGTCAGTGCACTGAAATCAGCAACAACTTCGACATGGACTTGGACGATGAAGAGGCCCTCGATCAGGATGAGGAGGATGAAGATGAAGCAGAAGCCATTGAAGAGACCAG GTACCAAACAGTGTGTGTCTAA